CCGCGATTGATGGAAAAGGCTTCGGATCAGTTTGAGATCGTACATACGGACCCTGAAGATATGTCGCTGCTGCACTTTACCAGCGGAACGACCGGGATGCCCAAAGGGGTGATCCATGTCCACAAGGCGATGTACACCCACTGGTCGACCGGAGTCTATGTACTTGATCTTCACCCTGAGGATATCTACTGGTGTACGGCCGATCCGGGCTGGGTGACGGGGACCTCCTATGGTATCATCGCGCCATGGCTGCACGGGGTGACCAATGTGGTGGATGAAGCGGAGTTCGATGCGGAGAGATGGTACGGTATTCTAGAGGAGTACAGGGTGTCGGTATGGTATACCGCACCCACGGCGATAAGACGCCTGATGAGGCTGGATATCGATCCGCTTGAGCGCTATGATCTTTCGCATCTGCGTCTGGTGCAGAGTGTGGGTGAACCGCTCAATCCCGAAGCGGTCATCTGGGGTGTGGAGAAGCTGAAGATGCCTATCCATGACAACTGGTGGCAGACCGAGACAGGGGGGATTATGATCGCCAACTATCTCTGCCAGGATGTCAAGCCGGGTTCCATGGGACGGCCGCTTCCGGGGATCACGGCCGCGATCGTGCGGCAGAACGAGGACGGTACCGTTACCGAGATCACAGAGCCGGGGAAAGACGGCGATCTGGCACTGAAGCCGGGCTGGCCGTCGATGTTCCGGGGCTATCTGCACAATGAAGAGAAGTACAGAAAAAGTTTTGCGGACGGATGGTATATCTCGGGTGACCTTGCCTACAAAGATGAAGAGGGGTACTTCTGGTTCGTCGGTCGGGCAGATGATATCATCAAGACCTCCGGGCATATGGTCGGACCGTTCGAAGTGGAGAGTGCGCTGATGGAACATCCGGCCGTGGCCGAGGTGGGGGTCATCGGTAAACCCGATCCGTTAATAGGGCAGATCGTCAAAGCTTTTGTTTCACTCAAAAGCGGTGTCGAGCCGAGTGACAAGCTCAAGCGTGAACTTATCGGGTTCGGGCGTAAGAAACTGGGCGCTGCCGTAGCACCCAAAGAGATCGAGTTCCAGGAGAATCTTCCGAAGACGCGCAGCGGGAAGATCATGCGGCGTCTGCTGAAGGCCAGAGAACTGGGACTGCCTGAGGGTGATACCTCTACACTGGAAAAGTAAGGAGCCAAAATGAGTCTTTTCAAAATGCCGAGTCTGGGTGCCGATATGGAGTCGGGTACCCTGATGGAGTGGAAGGTCAAAGAGGGTGACCGGGTCAAAAAAGGCCAGGTGATCGCAGAGGTGGAGTCCAATAAGGGGGTCATCGATGTCGAGATCTTCGAGGACGGCGTGGTAGACAAACTGTTGGTGGAACCGGGGACGACCTGTGCCGTGGGGACACCTATCGCCTCCATCCGGGGGGAGAATGAAACAGCGGAAGCTTCGGCAGCAGAAGAAGTGCCGACAGAAAAGAGTGAAGCGCCGAAAGCGGAAGAGAAACCTGTAAAAGCTTCCGAAGAGAAAGAGGAAGCGGCAAAAGTGCAGGAGAGTGCGAAGGAAGAGATGCCGGAAGTTTCGGCAGGATCGTCTGAACATGAGGTAAGGGTCTCTCCGGCCGCACGCAAAAGAGCCAAAGAGCTCGGTGTCGATCTTGAGGCACTTGCCGCAAAAATAGAAGGCAAGATCGGTACGGCTGAAGTTGAAGCCGCAGCCGCAACGGTAGAAAAGAAGAAACGGGGCGGTTCCGACAGTATGCGCAAAGCTATCGCAGCGGCGATGAGCCGTTCGAATGCGGAGATCCCCCACTACTACCTTTCGACATCGATCAACATGACACCGGCACTGGAGTGGCTGGCTGAGCAGAATGAGAAACGGAGCATCAAGGAGCGTATCCTTCCGGCAGCCTTGACGATCCGTGCGGTGGTCAAGGCATTGCAGGCCGTACCGGAACTTAACGGCTTCTGGCAGGATGATGCATTGCAGATGAGCGGAACGATCAGTCCGGGTGTGGCGATCGCCAAGCGGGAAGGCGGGCTGGTCACACCGGCACTGCTCAATGCACAGGAGATGGACCTTGATGGGACGATGAAAGCGTTCCATGACCTGATCACACGTACAAGGTCGGGTAAACTCCGCAGTTCGGAGATCACGCAGCAGACGATCGTTATCACCAACCTCGGTGATCTGGGTGTGGAAGAGGTCTTCGGTGTGATCTACCCACCGCAGGTCGCGCTTGTAGGACTGGGGCGTATTGTCGATGCACCGTGGGTCGTGGGCGATGCTCTGGCGGTACGCAAGGTCAT
The sequence above is drawn from the Sulfurovum riftiae genome and encodes:
- the acsA gene encoding acetate--CoA ligase, whose translation is MEERRIRKNPAEFSVQPNMTDYEVTYGSFSWESVAEKFEGLPSGGLNIAHEAIDRHANGPLADKLALIWLGEKGEKRTFTFKEMKQESAKFANVLKTLGFEKGERVYTLSTRLPELYIGAMGILKNGSVMCPLFSQFGPEPILQRMQRGDARGLLTTQRLYEKKIAPQMEALPDLRYVLLIDAQEDVNEKVLSLPRLMEKASDQFEIVHTDPEDMSLLHFTSGTTGMPKGVIHVHKAMYTHWSTGVYVLDLHPEDIYWCTADPGWVTGTSYGIIAPWLHGVTNVVDEAEFDAERWYGILEEYRVSVWYTAPTAIRRLMRLDIDPLERYDLSHLRLVQSVGEPLNPEAVIWGVEKLKMPIHDNWWQTETGGIMIANYLCQDVKPGSMGRPLPGITAAIVRQNEDGTVTEITEPGKDGDLALKPGWPSMFRGYLHNEEKYRKSFADGWYISGDLAYKDEEGYFWFVGRADDIIKTSGHMVGPFEVESALMEHPAVAEVGVIGKPDPLIGQIVKAFVSLKSGVEPSDKLKRELIGFGRKKLGAAVAPKEIEFQENLPKTRSGKIMRRLLKARELGLPEGDTSTLEK
- a CDS encoding dihydrolipoamide acetyltransferase family protein, with protein sequence MSLFKMPSLGADMESGTLMEWKVKEGDRVKKGQVIAEVESNKGVIDVEIFEDGVVDKLLVEPGTTCAVGTPIASIRGENETAEASAAEEVPTEKSEAPKAEEKPVKASEEKEEAAKVQESAKEEMPEVSAGSSEHEVRVSPAARKRAKELGVDLEALAAKIEGKIGTAEVEAAAATVEKKKRGGSDSMRKAIAAAMSRSNAEIPHYYLSTSINMTPALEWLAEQNEKRSIKERILPAALTIRAVVKALQAVPELNGFWQDDALQMSGTISPGVAIAKREGGLVTPALLNAQEMDLDGTMKAFHDLITRTRSGKLRSSEITQQTIVITNLGDLGVEEVFGVIYPPQVALVGLGRIVDAPWVVGDALAVRKVMRATLAGDHRATDGRTGALFLNKLDALLQNPEELL